From one Halothece sp. PCC 7418 genomic stretch:
- a CDS encoding anthranilate synthase component I, whose amino-acid sequence MGEQKQWVWRSLLLQKRTGSEIFLHLFRNDTPYSVLLESPPFSDQPQLCRYSLCAGRPREIDGQLQVWTPPLGRILSCLQQLQDRCSPDMPPEVTHLPFTGGYLGWLGYDLAWEIEQLPQLNDDPLPFPVSYWYEPETFAVLDHQEQILWLAATDPQQLDALEKRLERPIPDAPASVITEVSPPTFLTSAEDYQEMVRRAKDYIYAGDIFQTNLSLRFQAETQRDSWDIYHALQTINPSPFASYWRTPWGSMISCSPERLVQRQGNLCQTRPIAGTRPRGETSTVDQQLAQDLRANIKEQAEHIMLVDLERNDLGRVCEWGTVTVDELLTIERYSHVMHLVSNVQGIMKPKMSSVDLIRALFPGGTITGCPKVRCLEIIEELEPFRRNLFYGSCGYLDQRGNLDLNILIRTLLFAEGTVWGQVGAGIVADSDPHKEWEESLNKGKAQVSAIQSLPSKRESF is encoded by the coding sequence ATGGGAGAACAAAAACAATGGGTTTGGCGATCGCTGCTGTTACAAAAACGGACGGGGTCAGAAATTTTTCTGCATCTCTTCCGTAACGATACTCCCTACAGCGTGCTTTTGGAAAGTCCCCCTTTTAGCGATCAACCCCAACTGTGTCGTTATTCCCTTTGTGCGGGTCGTCCCCGCGAAATTGATGGACAACTGCAAGTTTGGACTCCTCCTTTAGGAAGAATTTTGTCCTGTTTACAGCAGCTTCAAGACCGTTGTTCTCCTGATATGCCACCAGAAGTGACCCACCTGCCTTTTACAGGGGGATATTTGGGCTGGCTCGGATATGATCTAGCGTGGGAAATTGAACAGTTACCCCAACTGAATGATGATCCCCTTCCCTTTCCCGTTTCCTATTGGTATGAACCCGAAACCTTTGCCGTTTTAGACCATCAAGAACAAATACTGTGGTTAGCAGCAACTGATCCCCAGCAACTGGATGCACTCGAAAAACGCTTAGAACGTCCGATTCCTGATGCACCCGCTTCTGTGATTACGGAAGTTTCTCCACCGACGTTTCTCACCTCCGCCGAAGATTATCAAGAAATGGTACGACGGGCGAAAGATTATATTTATGCTGGGGATATTTTCCAAACGAATCTGTCTTTACGGTTTCAAGCCGAAACGCAACGAGACAGTTGGGACATTTATCATGCGCTACAGACCATTAACCCTTCCCCTTTTGCCAGTTATTGGCGCACCCCCTGGGGATCAATGATTAGTTGTTCTCCCGAACGCTTGGTGCAACGACAAGGCAATCTTTGTCAAACCCGCCCCATTGCGGGAACCCGCCCGCGAGGAGAGACTTCCACAGTTGATCAACAACTTGCACAAGACCTCCGCGCCAATATTAAGGAACAGGCGGAACATATTATGCTGGTGGATTTGGAACGGAATGATTTAGGACGGGTCTGTGAATGGGGAACGGTGACAGTTGATGAATTATTAACCATTGAACGGTATAGTCATGTGATGCACTTGGTGAGTAATGTGCAAGGGATTATGAAACCAAAAATGTCCAGTGTTGATTTGATTCGCGCCTTATTTCCAGGGGGAACGATTACGGGCTGTCCAAAAGTGCGCTGTTTAGAAATTATTGAAGAGTTAGAACCATTTCGTCGCAATTTATTTTATGGCTCTTGTGGTTATTTAGACCAACGGGGGAACTTAGATTTAAATATTCTGATTCGGACGCTGTTGTTTGCTGAGGGAACTGTCTGGGGACAAGTGGGGGCGGGGATTGTTGCTGATAGTGATCCCCACAAAGAGTGGGAAGAGTCTTTGAATAAAGGGAAAGCACAGGTCAGTGCGATTCAATCTTTGCCATCAAAAAGAGAATCTTTCTGA
- a CDS encoding RNA polymerase sigma factor, RpoD/SigA family: MTDIQLMTSQETKSDESLTPTEGLETLLSPLEETDSSAMQLVEVDFSQEENSEVNSSQKSKYEDTVGAFFKEMARYPLLQPDEEVELAQQVKLAADFEHKRQELAEKLGSPPTKQQLAEALEMGVKELDRKLYQGRVAKRRMIRSNLRLVVSIAKRYLNRGVPFLDLIQEGAIGLNRAAEKFDPNKGYKFSTYAYWWIRQAITRTIANDARTIRLPIHIVEKLNKLKKAQRDLKQELQRNPTEAELAQALEVSQSQLHQLLQLRRQSLSLNHRVGKGEDTELLELLEDHEMRLPEDQMNEAMMNQEISDVLSDVLTEREKDVISMRYGLNASQPYTLEEVGLMFNLSRERVRQIQSKAMRKLRRPQVARRLKGWL; the protein is encoded by the coding sequence ATGACAGATATTCAACTCATGACGAGCCAAGAAACAAAATCGGATGAATCTTTAACACCAACTGAGGGGCTTGAAACTTTACTTTCTCCCTTAGAAGAAACCGATTCCTCCGCAATGCAGCTTGTAGAAGTTGATTTTTCTCAGGAAGAAAATAGTGAAGTCAATTCTTCTCAAAAAAGCAAATACGAGGATACAGTTGGTGCATTTTTCAAGGAAATGGCCCGTTATCCGCTTTTGCAGCCCGATGAAGAAGTAGAACTTGCCCAACAAGTAAAGTTAGCTGCGGATTTTGAACACAAACGCCAAGAATTAGCGGAAAAATTAGGCTCACCTCCCACTAAACAGCAGTTAGCCGAAGCTCTGGAAATGGGAGTGAAAGAGTTAGATCGCAAACTCTATCAAGGGCGTGTGGCAAAACGGCGCATGATTCGCTCTAATTTGAGATTAGTGGTTTCGATCGCGAAACGATACCTCAATCGAGGCGTTCCCTTTTTAGATTTAATTCAAGAAGGGGCAATTGGTTTAAATCGAGCAGCAGAAAAGTTTGATCCCAATAAAGGATACAAATTCTCGACTTATGCCTATTGGTGGATTCGCCAAGCCATTACTCGTACCATCGCCAATGATGCGCGGACGATTCGTCTTCCGATTCATATTGTCGAAAAACTGAATAAGCTCAAAAAAGCACAACGAGATCTCAAGCAAGAATTACAGCGCAATCCCACAGAAGCCGAATTAGCCCAAGCGCTAGAGGTGTCTCAATCACAACTGCATCAACTATTACAACTCCGCCGTCAGTCTCTCTCCCTCAATCATCGGGTGGGGAAAGGGGAAGATACCGAGTTATTAGAATTACTCGAAGATCATGAGATGAGATTGCCTGAAGATCAGATGAATGAAGCGATGATGAATCAGGAAATCTCAGATGTGTTAAGCGATGTGCTCACGGAACGGGAAAAAGATGTGATTTCCATGCGCTATGGGTTAAATGCGAGCCAGCCCTATACTTTAGAGGAAGTGGGTTTGATGTTTAATCTGTCTCGGGAGCGTGTGCGTCAAATTCAAAGTAAGGCGATGCGGAAGTTACGTCGTCCCCAAGTTGCTCGTCGCTTAAAAGGATGGCTGTAG
- a CDS encoding GNAT family N-acetyltransferase, with product MDQTTTFQIRSAQREDVSAIMGLIEALAAYEHLSDAVTGNAETLAEHLFGETPYAEVLVAEWGEIIVGFALFFSNYSTFLTQPGIYLEDLFVLSEYRGCGVGRALISAVATIAHQRGAGRLEWSVLDWNQPAIDFYQAMGAQVLPDWRICRVTGSAIAQLATQAPPS from the coding sequence ATGGATCAAACGACAACCTTTCAGATCCGTTCGGCACAGCGAGAGGATGTTTCTGCGATTATGGGGTTAATTGAAGCCCTAGCTGCCTATGAACACCTCTCAGATGCGGTAACGGGGAATGCAGAAACCCTCGCTGAACATTTATTTGGTGAAACTCCCTATGCGGAAGTGCTGGTGGCGGAGTGGGGGGAAATCATTGTTGGCTTTGCTCTGTTTTTTTCCAATTATTCCACCTTTCTAACTCAACCAGGGATTTATCTGGAGGACTTGTTTGTTTTATCAGAATATCGCGGTTGCGGTGTGGGACGGGCTTTAATCAGTGCGGTGGCAACGATCGCGCACCAAAGAGGTGCAGGACGGCTAGAATGGAGTGTTTTGGACTGGAATCAACCTGCCATTGATTTCTATCAAGCGATGGGGGCACAAGTTCTCCCCGATTGGCGCATTTGTCGAGTCACAGGCAGCGCGATCGCGCAATTGGCAACTCAAGCCCCCCCTAGCTGA
- a CDS encoding DUF502 domain-containing protein, producing the protein MIERLKQNLKNDLIAGLLVVIPLATTIWLTITIANWVINFLTRIPKQLNPFEGLHPVLTNLLNLTVGLAVPLLFILFIGLMARNIAGRWLLDVGEQVLQAIPLAGSVYKTLKQILETLLQDSKSKFRRVVMVEYPRPGLWTLAFVTGGVSTQFQSHLSKPMLSLFIPTTPNPTTGWYAMVPEEEVINLQISVEDAFKVLISAGIVSPTASIPANWKPKLENGKEATPSTVSTSTLSGVSENQNGREN; encoded by the coding sequence GTGATCGAACGTCTCAAGCAAAACCTGAAAAATGACTTAATTGCGGGTTTGCTAGTTGTTATTCCCCTAGCGACAACCATTTGGCTGACCATTACGATCGCCAATTGGGTGATTAATTTTCTCACCCGCATCCCAAAACAACTCAATCCTTTCGAGGGACTACACCCTGTTTTAACCAACTTACTCAACCTCACCGTTGGCTTAGCCGTGCCCTTACTCTTTATCTTATTTATTGGTTTAATGGCGCGGAATATTGCGGGGCGTTGGTTGCTTGATGTGGGAGAACAAGTTTTACAAGCGATCCCCCTAGCGGGCTCCGTGTATAAAACCCTCAAGCAAATCTTAGAAACCCTTCTGCAAGATTCTAAAAGCAAGTTTCGGCGGGTGGTGATGGTAGAGTACCCTCGCCCTGGCTTATGGACACTTGCCTTTGTTACGGGTGGGGTGAGCACTCAGTTTCAGTCTCATTTATCGAAACCGATGTTGAGTCTTTTTATCCCGACCACGCCGAATCCCACCACGGGCTGGTATGCTATGGTCCCCGAGGAAGAAGTGATTAATTTACAAATCTCAGTGGAAGATGCGTTTAAGGTGTTAATTTCTGCAGGAATCGTTAGCCCCACCGCCTCAATTCCTGCAAACTGGAAGCCAAAACTTGAAAATGGGAAGGAAGCGACACCTTCCACGGTTTCTACTTCTACCCTCTCTGGAGTCAGTGAAAATCAAAACGGGCGAGAGAACTAA
- the pgl gene encoding 6-phosphogluconolactonase: MPTEILPDQGSLVDRAVQIIVEKIESAIAQRGYCTLALAGGSTPKPVYEKLSQQNLPWEKLHIFWGDERYVPADHPDSNEKMAREAWLDQVAIPAENIHPMPTTGENPEADAEKHEQQLRSFFQCQAGEFPSLDIILLGMGDDGHTASLFPHTEALSVRDRLITIGNKGDSKRLSFTAPFLNQGRAVIFLVAGANKRPALKEIFSPQGDAMAYPARLIQPQGELWWLLDQEAGAEFST, encoded by the coding sequence ATGCCCACTGAAATTTTGCCAGACCAAGGGAGTTTAGTCGATCGCGCAGTGCAAATCATTGTCGAGAAAATCGAAAGCGCGATCGCGCAGCGAGGATACTGTACCCTTGCTTTAGCTGGGGGAAGCACCCCAAAACCCGTTTATGAAAAACTCTCTCAACAGAATCTCCCGTGGGAAAAACTCCATATTTTCTGGGGAGATGAACGCTATGTCCCAGCCGATCACCCGGATAGTAATGAAAAAATGGCGCGAGAAGCATGGCTCGATCAGGTAGCGATTCCCGCCGAAAACATTCACCCCATGCCAACAACAGGGGAGAATCCTGAAGCAGATGCCGAAAAACATGAACAACAACTGCGCAGCTTTTTCCAGTGTCAAGCAGGAGAATTCCCCAGCCTCGATATTATTTTATTAGGAATGGGCGATGATGGACATACTGCTTCCCTCTTTCCGCACACAGAAGCCCTAAGCGTGCGCGATCGGCTGATTACCATCGGTAACAAAGGAGACAGCAAACGCTTGAGTTTTACCGCCCCTTTTCTCAATCAAGGACGAGCGGTAATCTTTTTAGTAGCTGGAGCCAATAAGCGCCCCGCCTTGAAGGAAATCTTTTCTCCTCAGGGAGACGCAATGGCATATCCAGCACGTCTAATTCAACCTCAAGGAGAGCTATGGTGGTTATTGGATCAAGAAGCGGGTGCAGAATTCTCAACTTGA
- a CDS encoding FHA domain-containing protein — MMNEINHDSPQSEEVNLNAEEPGTSLQRPTPYLLHIQSGEPINLPDNQTQIMLGKPNNNNPPDVDLSGLPDAEIVSRQHALIHIEAETYYIEDLGSSNGTYVNNSAVARGERQEISSGDVLALGKEDKVTFIFKLP; from the coding sequence ATGATGAACGAAATCAATCACGACTCCCCCCAATCCGAAGAAGTCAACTTAAATGCAGAAGAGCCAGGAACCAGTTTACAACGACCCACCCCTTATTTACTGCATATTCAAAGCGGTGAACCAATTAATCTACCAGACAATCAGACCCAAATTATGCTTGGGAAACCCAATAATAATAATCCCCCTGATGTTGATCTCTCTGGTCTTCCTGATGCAGAAATTGTTTCCCGTCAGCACGCGCTGATTCACATCGAAGCCGAAACGTACTACATTGAAGATTTAGGGAGTTCTAACGGGACTTATGTGAATAATAGCGCAGTGGCTAGGGGGGAACGTCAAGAAATCTCCTCTGGAGATGTACTGGCTTTGGGGAAAGAAGATAAAGTGACTTTCATCTTCAAACTCCCCTAG
- the psb28 gene encoding photosystem II reaction center protein Psb28, with product MTATIQFSRGIDEETIPDVRLTRSRDGNSGTATFRFEQPKVLDAESTQEITGMYLIDDEGIISTQDVKGKFVNGQPTALEAVHYMKSEEEWDRFMRFMERYAEENGLEFSKS from the coding sequence ATGACAGCAACGATTCAATTTTCACGAGGCATTGATGAAGAAACTATACCTGATGTTCGTTTAACCCGCTCTCGCGACGGTAATAGCGGAACTGCAACCTTTCGCTTTGAGCAGCCAAAAGTTTTAGATGCAGAAAGTACCCAAGAAATTACAGGAATGTACCTGATTGATGATGAGGGGATTATTTCTACTCAAGATGTGAAAGGTAAATTTGTTAATGGACAGCCCACAGCACTAGAAGCGGTGCATTACATGAAATCAGAAGAAGAATGGGATCGCTTTATGCGCTTTATGGAACGATATGCAGAAGAAAATGGCTTAGAATTTAGTAAATCTTAA
- a CDS encoding BCCT family transporter, with translation MVKQSKRPDFEEELLEEQPERYPGDTNFQKWGFDLHPQVAPISGGLVLLFIILTLTFKEQASSVFNATLNSIATYGGWFYILAANIFLGVVLIFAFSKFGRIRLGGQDAKPEFSTFAWFAMLLSAGMGIGLMFWSVGEPMFHFIGPPPIFGSEAGTPDAAETAMTITFYHWGLHPWGLYALVGLGLAFFAFNRGLPLTMRSVFYPLLGERIYEWPGHVIDILAVVADLFGLATSLGLGVQQVAAGLSFLIPAINEGVITQVTLIAIITGFATLSVVAGLDGGVRRLSEWNLYLAATFMVFVLVLGPTLFIFDTFVQNIGNYVARFPMLSFWTESFGSGEESTWQNSWTVFYWGWWISWSPFVGMFIARVSRGRTIREFVMGVLIAPTLLSFLWLSTMGGAALNLQLTNAGDIAAAVQENVATAMFVMLDNFPLTALSSIVGILLVTIFFVTSSDSGSLVVDNLTSGGKLDSPVPQRVFWAVMEGVVAAVLLLGGGLTALQTAAITTGLPFAIVLLIMCYSLNQGLSQELQELEMAELRDAEAKREEKIAAIMASRQEARFAQDE, from the coding sequence ATGGTTAAACAATCAAAACGTCCAGACTTTGAAGAGGAACTTCTGGAAGAACAACCAGAACGTTATCCTGGTGATACCAACTTCCAAAAATGGGGATTTGATCTTCATCCCCAAGTCGCACCCATCTCTGGGGGTTTGGTACTCTTATTCATTATCCTCACTTTAACTTTTAAAGAGCAAGCCTCCTCGGTTTTTAACGCGACTCTCAACAGCATTGCCACCTATGGCGGTTGGTTTTATATCCTCGCTGCAAACATCTTCCTTGGCGTGGTCTTAATTTTTGCCTTTAGTAAATTTGGCAGAATCCGTCTCGGGGGACAAGATGCAAAACCTGAATTTTCCACCTTTGCTTGGTTTGCGATGCTCCTCAGTGCAGGAATGGGGATTGGTCTAATGTTTTGGAGTGTGGGAGAACCCATGTTCCACTTTATTGGCCCCCCTCCCATTTTTGGCTCGGAAGCTGGAACTCCTGATGCTGCGGAAACCGCAATGACGATTACGTTTTATCACTGGGGGCTTCATCCTTGGGGACTCTATGCCTTAGTGGGACTAGGACTCGCGTTTTTCGCCTTTAATCGAGGACTCCCCCTCACAATGCGCTCTGTATTTTATCCCCTCCTCGGTGAAAGAATTTATGAATGGCCTGGTCACGTCATTGACATTCTTGCCGTTGTTGCTGACTTATTTGGTTTAGCCACCTCCCTCGGTTTAGGGGTACAGCAAGTTGCAGCTGGTTTAAGTTTTCTCATTCCAGCAATCAATGAAGGCGTAATTACCCAAGTCACCTTAATTGCAATTATTACAGGCTTTGCTACTTTATCTGTTGTTGCTGGTTTAGATGGTGGGGTGCGTCGCCTCAGTGAGTGGAATTTGTATCTTGCTGCTACTTTTATGGTGTTTGTCCTCGTTTTAGGGCCAACGCTCTTTATTTTCGATACCTTTGTCCAAAATATTGGGAATTACGTTGCTCGTTTCCCCATGCTCAGTTTCTGGACTGAATCCTTTGGATCAGGAGAAGAAAGCACCTGGCAAAATAGTTGGACGGTCTTTTATTGGGGTTGGTGGATTTCCTGGTCTCCGTTTGTGGGAATGTTTATCGCCCGTGTTTCCAGAGGTCGTACCATTCGTGAATTTGTGATGGGCGTTCTGATTGCACCCACGCTTCTGTCTTTTCTCTGGCTGTCAACAATGGGCGGAGCAGCCTTAAATCTTCAGTTAACCAATGCAGGAGATATTGCTGCTGCGGTGCAAGAAAACGTTGCCACAGCTATGTTTGTGATGTTGGATAACTTCCCCTTAACGGCACTAAGCTCCATTGTGGGAATTTTACTGGTGACCATCTTCTTTGTCACTTCCTCTGACTCAGGCTCGCTGGTTGTTGATAATTTGACTTCAGGGGGAAAACTGGATTCTCCTGTACCACAGCGAGTGTTTTGGGCTGTGATGGAAGGTGTGGTTGCTGCGGTTTTACTCCTTGGCGGTGGCTTAACGGCTTTACAGACGGCTGCGATTACAACAGGTTTACCTTTTGCAATTGTATTGCTCATCATGTGTTACAGCTTGAATCAAGGGCTCTCGCAAGAACTACAAGAACTAGAAATGGCAGAACTGCGAGATGCTGAAGCCAAACGAGAAGAAAAAATTGCTGCAATTATGGCTTCTCGTCAAGAAGCGCGATTTGCCCAAGATGAATAA
- a CDS encoding universal stress protein, with the protein MYRKILVPLDGSKTAEAIIPHVKNLAKHDEATVFFAQVIEPATRSGIVNFEQEQEITFKPQKLDHAKTYLKSWQDQFTEEGLSSEILLLRGVAVDAIVHAINEMDMDLLAITNQGRSGLKKALYGSVSAALLNCAPCPILVGNPDVNSNLKTNNRILVPVDGSKEAEQIIPHVQHIAQMYEAKIILVRVVRSTNHKAAFVNLEKEIKEEIVPEHLLSQLGKHQELDRIKAAKNYLLNWRNQFQEHGYDVEVNLLYGRPIDSIVAVAEKSDADLIAMTSQAKAGLEQFLYGSVASGLLNRLARPMLIVHTSEVPVRNFA; encoded by the coding sequence ATGTATCGTAAAATCCTTGTGCCACTGGATGGCTCGAAAACGGCAGAAGCAATTATTCCTCATGTCAAGAACTTAGCTAAACATGATGAAGCAACGGTATTTTTTGCCCAAGTCATTGAACCAGCCACCCGTAGTGGCATTGTTAACTTTGAGCAAGAACAGGAAATTACCTTTAAGCCCCAAAAGTTAGATCACGCTAAAACTTATCTCAAAAGTTGGCAAGATCAGTTTACTGAAGAAGGCTTAAGCTCAGAAATTCTACTACTACGAGGGGTTGCTGTTGATGCCATTGTCCATGCAATTAATGAAATGGATATGGATCTGTTGGCAATTACCAATCAAGGTCGGTCGGGTCTCAAGAAAGCACTTTATGGCAGCGTCAGTGCTGCACTTTTAAATTGCGCTCCCTGCCCTATTTTAGTGGGAAATCCTGATGTCAACAGTAACTTAAAAACTAATAATCGCATTCTTGTTCCCGTTGATGGGTCAAAGGAAGCGGAGCAAATTATTCCTCATGTCCAGCATATTGCACAAATGTATGAGGCAAAAATTATTTTAGTGCGAGTGGTCAGAAGTACGAATCATAAGGCTGCTTTTGTCAATTTAGAGAAAGAAATCAAAGAAGAGATTGTACCCGAACACTTATTAAGTCAATTGGGGAAACATCAGGAATTAGATCGCATTAAAGCAGCAAAAAATTATCTTTTGAACTGGCGCAATCAATTCCAAGAGCATGGCTATGATGTAGAAGTGAATCTCCTCTATGGTCGTCCCATTGATAGCATTGTTGCTGTTGCTGAGAAGAGTGATGCGGATTTAATTGCGATGACCAGTCAGGCAAAAGCTGGTTTGGAACAATTCTTATATGGTAGTGTTGCCTCGGGTTTACTCAATCGTTTAGCCCGTCCGATGCTGATTGTTCACACTAGCGAAGTTCCTGTAAGAAATTTTGCTTAA
- a CDS encoding DNA-3-methyladenine glycosylase has product MNTKSNLYIIPPTFFQQSAITVARQLLGKQLVRQHEDYSMTRLLIQEVEAYDGVQDLANHAAKGKRTPRNEIMFALGGYFYLYWCYGIHLMLNVVCDQIDYPAAVLIRGAGEINGPGKLTKFLQLEKTLNGKPVFPDNGLWFVDTGVETKPSEIMATPRIGISKKAGEWRDQPLRFVWKTQATSGKG; this is encoded by the coding sequence ATGAATACTAAGTCTAACCTCTATATAATCCCCCCAACCTTTTTTCAGCAGTCTGCAATAACGGTCGCGAGACAACTGCTTGGCAAACAGTTAGTGCGACAACATGAAGATTATTCAATGACTCGTCTTCTGATTCAAGAAGTGGAAGCATACGATGGGGTACAGGACTTAGCTAACCATGCAGCAAAAGGAAAACGTACTCCCAGAAACGAAATTATGTTTGCCCTCGGAGGCTACTTTTACCTCTATTGGTGTTATGGAATCCATCTGATGCTCAACGTGGTGTGTGACCAGATAGACTATCCTGCTGCGGTTTTAATTCGAGGGGCGGGTGAAATTAATGGTCCTGGGAAACTAACAAAGTTTTTGCAGCTAGAGAAAACGCTTAATGGGAAGCCAGTGTTTCCTGACAATGGACTGTGGTTTGTGGATACTGGCGTTGAGACGAAACCATCAGAAATTATGGCAACCCCCCGCATTGGTATCAGCAAAAAGGCGGGTGAATGGCGCGATCAACCCTTACGCTTTGTCTGGAAGACTCAAGCCACCTCAGGAAAGGGCTGA
- a CDS encoding Card1-like endonuclease domain-containing protein: protein MNSKVANFLILPTLTLSCGILVTILFPNRGKIAVLIGSTTGSLIGTYSLTRQQVNQRLTSEPTTVDSPQERLQFLQQQVYLFQQHLQELAQDLRENQTAVSALSPSETEPEARETMADDQVVINWLINQGITVQNYHIPDENEEIFNKLATYLGDKYSDLSYFYIQLKRSFSKGQNLSVNLASRSKTEITYTTQFCNRMSDYAFLSSYQYDRKNKMLYASPQKKGLVINFITGGWFERFVYLSLCQLLQENDQVYQSILNPQIVLQNGEDFELDILFLVKNKPFWIECKTGDYQNHVMKYSRMRSVLSIPKECSLLVILGIREQLTQELTTLHDIYVANENNFLAIAENLIFGNDEIHHN, encoded by the coding sequence ATGAATTCAAAAGTTGCTAACTTTCTTATCTTGCCCACTTTAACCTTAAGTTGCGGAATTTTAGTTACCATTTTATTTCCTAATCGTGGAAAAATTGCTGTCCTCATTGGAAGTACAACCGGTTCTCTCATTGGTACTTATTCCCTGACCCGTCAACAAGTTAACCAACGCTTAACATCAGAACCAACGACGGTTGACTCACCACAAGAACGGTTACAATTTCTGCAACAACAAGTGTATTTGTTTCAGCAACATTTACAGGAACTTGCCCAAGATTTAAGAGAAAATCAAACCGCCGTTTCTGCTTTATCTCCATCGGAAACCGAACCTGAGGCAAGGGAAACGATGGCAGATGATCAAGTTGTTATTAATTGGCTCATTAATCAAGGAATTACCGTGCAAAACTATCATATTCCTGATGAAAATGAAGAGATCTTTAATAAACTCGCGACTTATTTAGGGGATAAGTATTCTGATTTAAGTTATTTTTACATCCAGTTAAAACGCAGTTTTTCTAAAGGGCAAAATTTATCAGTTAACTTAGCCTCTCGCAGTAAAACTGAAATTACTTACACCACCCAATTTTGTAACCGCATGAGCGATTATGCTTTCTTATCATCTTACCAGTATGACCGCAAAAATAAAATGCTCTATGCCTCTCCCCAAAAGAAAGGGTTGGTGATTAATTTTATTACTGGTGGATGGTTTGAGCGGTTTGTTTATTTAAGTCTCTGTCAGTTACTACAAGAAAATGACCAAGTTTATCAGAGTATATTAAATCCGCAAATTGTTTTGCAAAATGGCGAAGATTTTGAGTTAGATATTTTATTTCTAGTAAAAAATAAACCGTTTTGGATTGAGTGCAAAACTGGCGATTACCAAAATCATGTTATGAAATATTCTAGGATGCGCAGTGTTTTATCAATTCCTAAAGAATGCTCATTGTTAGTGATTTTAGGAATCCGTGAGCAATTAACACAAGAACTCACCACCTTACATGATATCTATGTTGCTAATGAAAATAATTTTTTAGCGATCGCTGAAAACCTGATTTTTGGCAATGACGAAATTCACCATAATTAG
- a CDS encoding 16S rRNA (uracil(1498)-N(3))-methyltransferase: MQYQRFVIEVEQQQGNVIQLNAAQIHYLRRVLRLAIGDRAIAMTGHGSAWIVQLSQENAEIIAPIEIQTELPINVTLFVSLPKQGVDEIVRCCTEIGVTTIVPILSERTVLNPSANKLTRWQRIAQEAAEQSERAIVPTIVQPMTLSSALKHYSSCSAHCYFCTARHPVPLLSTVLLSDQPAWGDSVVIATGCEGGWTEAEILAAQEAQFKLVSLGRRVLRSVTASITAISLVATCSETISPDLWDQKNPP; the protein is encoded by the coding sequence GTGCAGTATCAACGGTTTGTCATTGAAGTTGAACAGCAGCAAGGGAATGTTATTCAGTTAAATGCTGCTCAAATCCATTATTTACGGCGGGTGTTACGATTAGCGATCGGCGATCGCGCGATCGCCATGACTGGTCATGGCAGCGCTTGGATCGTTCAATTAAGCCAAGAGAACGCGGAAATCATCGCCCCCATTGAGATTCAGACTGAACTTCCCATCAACGTCACCCTATTCGTCTCTTTACCCAAGCAAGGGGTTGATGAAATTGTCCGTTGTTGTACCGAAATTGGTGTTACAACCATCGTCCCCATTTTGAGTGAACGCACAGTACTAAACCCCAGTGCTAATAAGTTAACCCGTTGGCAACGAATTGCACAAGAAGCAGCCGAACAATCGGAACGCGCGATCGTACCTACAATTGTGCAACCGATGACCCTATCCAGTGCCCTCAAGCATTACAGTTCTTGTTCCGCCCATTGTTACTTCTGTACCGCCCGCCATCCTGTTCCTTTGTTGAGTACCGTGTTATTATCCGATCAACCAGCTTGGGGGGATTCAGTTGTCATTGCAACCGGTTGTGAAGGGGGATGGACTGAAGCAGAAATTCTCGCAGCCCAAGAGGCTCAGTTCAAACTGGTTTCCCTCGGAAGGCGCGTTTTACGGTCGGTAACAGCTTCTATTACTGCCATCAGTCTAGTGGCAACTTGTTCTGAAACTATATCTCCAGATTTATGGGATCAAAAAAACCCCCCTTAG